A genome region from Gigantopelta aegis isolate Gae_Host chromosome 3, Gae_host_genome, whole genome shotgun sequence includes the following:
- the LOC121369413 gene encoding splicing factor 45-like: MSLYDDIDEGGSGTKRVVPGWSSGYKLLQSHVQAKKASLLQTKKPRSGATTLAPVIDLKRSEGVEMHFNTLTGKLEGVSPTTVTGSPFVPSPVIPSITGVVDEYDPFRPNEYDDLVKKKKEQKQRDREEDRKRDEELRNARRKDRDRDRMMRDDDTEKEFDRARRHRDETEEEEYIDRPRAGGGAAIAPPKSLIEDDIPPPEESEGGSERPSSPPSFGYSIGVGGSVASRIMAKYGYKEGQGLGKKEQGMSTALYVEKTSKRGGKIIHEKDMAKEIPKEPVTNTNLIKNPSKVILLRNMVGPGEVDDELEPETAEECSKYGTVIKVLIFEIPAQTDDEAVRIFIEFERVESAIKAIVDLNGRFFGGRIVKGTFYNLDKFRRLDLGDSVD; encoded by the exons ATGTCTCTgtatgatgatattgatgaagGAGGAAGTGGAACAAAGCGTGTTGTTC CTGGTTGGTCGTCTGGTTACAAACTGCTTCAGTCTCACGTTCAAGCGAAGAAAGCCTCCCTGTTGCAGACCAAG AAGCCTCGGTCTGGTGCGACAACTTTGGCTCCAGTGATTGACTTGAAGAGGAGTGAAGGTGTTGAGATGCACTTTAATACACTCACGGGGAAG CTGGAGGGTGTGTCCCCAACCACTGTCACTGGCTCCCCGTTTGTGCCATCCCCCGTTATACCGTCCATCACGGGCGTTGTCGACGAATACGATCCATTTCGCCCAAATGAGTATGACGACctggtgaagaagaagaaggagcaGAAACAGAGAGACCGAGAGGAAGACAGAAAACGGGATGAGGAGTTACG GAACGCTCGGAGGAAGGATCGAGACCGCGATAGGATGATGAGAGATGATGATACGGAGAAGGAATTTGACAGAGCAAGGCGACACCGAGATGAAACGGAAGAAGAAGAATACATAGACAGACCGAGAG CAGGGGGTGGAGCTGCTATTGCACCACCCAAGTCGCTCATTGAAGATGACATTCCACCACCTGAAG AATCAGAAGGAGGCTCAGAGAGACCAAGTTCACCACCATCATTTGGTTACAGTATTGGTGTGGG tgggTCAGTTGCTTCACGAATCATGGCCAAGTATGGTTACAAGGAAGGTCAAGGTCTTGGCAAGAAGGAGCAGGGTATGAGCACTGCCCTCTATGTGGAGAAAACAAGCAAGAGAGGAGGGAAGATAATCCATGAAAAGGACATGGCAAAAG agaTTCCAAAAGAGCCAGTGACAAACACAAATTTAATCAAAAATCCTTCCAAAGTTATTCTTTTACGG AACATGGTAGGTCCTGGTGAAGTTGATGATGAGCTGGAGCCCGAGACAGCAGAAGAGTGCAGTAAATACGGAACTGTCATCAAGGTTCTGATATTTGAG ATACCAGCACAAACTGATGATGAAGCTGTGAGGATATTCATAGAGTTTGAAAGAGTGGAATCGGCAATTAAAG CAATTGTAGATTTGAATGGACGATTTTTTGGTGGGCGTATTGTGAAAGGAACATTCTATAACTTGGACAAGTTTCGCAGATTAGATCTTGGCGATAGTGTAGACTGA